The following are encoded together in the Daucus carota subsp. sativus chromosome 5, DH1 v3.0, whole genome shotgun sequence genome:
- the LOC108220339 gene encoding uncharacterized protein LOC108220339, producing MAFDSVSNSPSIAKDFAKKKKASRSAKLKQCKLDARRHQWLSQVKNKESKDEVNVVAGEIRVSPIHGCNERDRVTKLLEVNPRNDENDGSVNHYSDSDSSSHSPTSHSGSVVGSNCSGTSFTGSGNSTSSSRSSSSSGRSHSGNISEEENDDGCFSDWEAVADALAAADSKQQQEQLKPSQKSPLEHESITKVECPFESANSEALIVNSSKPKAEITRAWRPDDAFRPQSLPNLFKQHSFPTRLDRHGGSGGVAWACSNGISAPSSCPICCEDLDFTDTSFLPCSCGFRLCLFCHKRILEEDGRCPGCRKQYQHDGVRGEGNEDVKGSSSFRLIRSYSLMTRS from the exons ATGGCTTTTGATTCAGTTAGCAACTCTCCTTCCATCGCCAAGGACTTtgcgaagaagaagaag GCTAGTCGGTCTGCCAAATTGAAGCAGTGCAAGCTCGATGCTCGTCGGCACCAGTGGCTTTCACAAg TGAAGAATAAGGAGAGCAAGGATGAAGTGAATGTTGTTGCTGGAGAGATTCGCGTTTCTCCAATTCATGGGTGTAATGAGAGGGACCGAGTTACTAAGCTTTTGGAGGTTAATCCGAGGaatgatgaaaatgatggatCAGTGAATCATTATAGTGATTCAGATTCATCCTCTCACAGTCCCACTAGTCACAGTGGCAGTGTTGTTGGAAGTAATTGTTCTGGTACAAGTTTCACTGGAAGTGGCAATAGCACTAGCAGCAGCAGGAGCAGTAGTAGCAGTGGTCGGTCTCATTCTGGTAATATAAGTGAAGAGGAAAATGATGATGGTTGCTTTTCTGACTGGGAGGCTGTTGCTGATGCATTGGCCGCTGCTGACAGTAAGCAACAGCAGGAACAACTTAAACCTAGTCAGAAATCACCTCTGGAGCATGAAAGTATTACCAAGGTGGAATGTCCTTTTGAATCGGCAAATTCTGAGGCGTTGATTGTAAATAGTTCCAAACCCAAAGCTGAAATTACCAGGGCATGGAGACCTGATGATGCATTTCGCCCTCAAAGCCTTCCAAATTTGTTTAAGCAGCATAGTTTTCCTACGAGGTTGGATAGGCATGGTGGTTCTGGAGGTGTGGCATGGGCTTGTTCCAATGGTATATCCGCCCCGTCATCATGTCCAATATGCTGTGAGGATCTGGATTTCACTGATACGAgttttcttccttgttcctgtGGGTTTCGACTTTGTCTTTTCTGCCATAAGAGAATCCTCGAAGAAGATGGTCGATGCCCGGGATGCAGGAAGCAGTATCAGCATGATGGTGTCAGAGGTGAAGGAAATGAGGATGTTAAAGGAAGTTCGTCATTCCGTTTGATTCGGTCTTATagcttgatgacaaggtcttag
- the LOC108223020 gene encoding carbamoyl phosphate synthase arginine-specific large chain, chloroplastic, protein MHQFVCQNASSRIDPFASFISPLSRNLLKPNSFLCSRNGSRRNSCYPGFSRRFSVVGCVGSQSRINSVSVRNDEVESGIVFDKAVGKRTDIKKIMILGAGPIVIGQACEFDYSGTQACKALREEGYEVILINSNPATIMTDPETANRTYIEPMTPELVEQVLEKERPDALLPTMGGQTALNLAVALAESGALEKYGVELIGAKLDAIKKAEDRDLFKQAMKNIGLKTPPSGIGTTLEECIEIASTIGDFPLIIRPAFTLGGSGGGIAYNKEEFEAICKSGLSASVTSQVLVEKSLLGWKEYELEVMRDLADNVVIICSIENIDAMGVHTGDSITVAPAQTLTDKEYQRLRDYSIAIIREIGVECGGSNVQFAVNPVDGEVMVIEMNPRVSRSSALASKATGFPIAKMAAKLSVGYSLDQIPNDITKKTPASFEPSIDYVVTKIPRFAFEKFPGSQPVLTTQMKSVGESMAVGRTFQESFQKAVRSLECGYSGWGCAQIKELNWDWDQLKYNLRVPNPERIHAIYAAMKKGLKVDDIHELTYIDKWFLTQLKELVDVEQYLLAQSLSQLTKDELYEVKKRGFSDRQIAFATKSSEQEVRSKRLSLGVKPTYKRVDTCAAEFEADTPYMYSSYDYECESAPTKKKKVLILGGGPNRIGQGIEFDYCCCHASFSLQSAGYETIMMNSNPETVSTDYDTSDRLYFEPLTVEDVLNVIDLERPDGIIVQFGGQTPLKLALPIQRYLDECKPECASGGYVRIWGTSPDSIDAAEDRERFNAMLDELDIKQPKGGIAKSEADAIAIASDIGYPVVVRPSYVLGGRGMEIVYSDEKLVIYLANAVEVDPENPVLIDKYLIDAIEIDVDALADAQGNVVIGGVMEHIEQAGIHSGDSACVLPTKTISPSCLETIRSWTKKLAKKLNVCGLMNCQYAITSSGEVFLLEANPRASRTVPFVSKAIGHPLAKYASLVMSGKSLHDIGFTAEVIPRHISVKEAVLPFEKFQGCDVFLGPEMRSTGEVMGISYEFSIAFAKAQLAAGQKLPLSGTVFLSLNDLTKPHLPVIARAFLDIGYRIVSTSGTADVLELDGIPVERVLKLHEGRPHAGDMVANGNIQLMVVTSSGDKLDQIDGLQLRRMALAYKIPVITTVAGALATAEAIKSLKFSKIKMIALQDYFNIGTEDRKGKELQSISSSVSA, encoded by the exons ATGCATCAATTTGTTTGTCAAAATGCCTCTTCCAGGATTGACCCTTTTGCTTCTTTTATCAGCCCTTTAAGTCGTAATTTGTTGAAACCCAATTCGTTTTTGTGTTCGAGAAACGGGTCGAGGAGGAACTCTTGTTATCCTGGTTTTAGTAGGCGGTTTTCGGTTGTTGGCTGTGTTGGGTCTCAGAGCAGGATTAATTCTGTTTCGGTGAGGAATGATGAGGTGGAGAGtgggattgtgtttgataaGGCGGTGGGAAAGAGGACGGATATTAAGAAGATTATGATTCTTGGAGCTGGTCCTATTGTCATTGGACAAGCGTGTGAGTTTGATTACTCTGGGACTCAGGCGTGTAAGGCACTTAGGGAGGAGGGATATGAAGTTATTCTTATTAATTCGAATCCTGCTACTATTATGACGGACCCTGAAACTGCAAATAGAACGTATATTGAGCCAATGACGCCGGAACTAGTTGAGCAAGTGTTGGAGAAGGAGAGGCCGGATGCTCTGTTGCCTACCATGGGTGGACAGACTGCACTTAATCTTGCAGTCGCGTTGGCGGAAAGTGGGGCGCTTGAGAAGTATGGAGTGGAGTTGATTGGTGCAAAGCTTGATGCTATTAAGAAGGCTGAAGATAGAGACTTGTTCAAGCAGGCTATGAAAAATATTGGGCTCAAGACTCCTCCTTCTGGAATTGGGACAACTCTTGAGGAGTGTATTGAAATTGCAAGTACAATCGGAGATTTTCCTTTGATTATACGGCCTGCTTTTACACTGGGCGGAAGTGGAGGTGGAATTGCCTATAACAAGGAGGAGTTTGAGGCAATTTGTAAGTCGGGCCTTTCAGCCAGTGTAACATCACaggttttggttgagaagtcCCTATTGGGATGGAAAGAGTATGAGCTAGAGGTCATGAGAGACTTGGCAGACAATGTGGTTATAATATGCTCAATTGAGAACATTGATGCAATGGGGGTTCACACTGGGGACTCAATCACTGTGGCTCCTGCGCAGACCTTGACAGATAAGGAGTATCAGCGCCTTAGAGATTACTCAATAGCAATCATAAGGGAAATTGGTGTTGAGTGCGGTGGTTCCAATGTTCAGTTTGCTGTCAATCCAGTCGATGGGGAAGTTATGGTTATTGAAATGAACCCTAGAGTTTCAAGGTCTTCGGCTCTAGCCTCAAAAGCTACTGGCTTCCCAATAGCAAAAATGGCTGCAAAGTTGTCGGTTGGTTACTCACTTGATCAGATTCCTAATGACATCACAAAGAAAACACCTGCCAGCTTTGAGCCATCAATAGATTATGTGGTGACCAAG ATTCCCAGGTTTGCATTTGAGAAGTTCCCGGGTTCACAGCCTGTACTGACAACTCAGATGAAGTCTGTTGGTGAATCTATGGCTGTCGGTCGCACTTTCCAGGAGTCTTTTCAGAAAGCAGTTCGGTCATTGGAATGCGGCTACTCTGGATGGGGTTGCGCACAGATCAAGGAATTGAACTGGGACTGGGACCAGTTGAAGTACAATCTCCGGGTTCCAAACCCTGAACGAATTCATGCCATATATGCTGCAATGAAAAAGGGGTTGAAGGTTGATGACATTCATGAGTTGACTTACATAGACAAATGGTTTCTCACTCAGCTCAAGGAGTTGGTGGATGTGGAACAATACCTCTTGGCTCAATCTTTGTCTCAGTTAACCAAGGATGAGTTATATGAAGTGAAAAAGAGAGGTTTCAGTGATAGGCAGATAGCTTTTGCAACAAAATCCTCGGAACAAGAAGTGCGCTCAAAACGGTTGTCCTTAGGTGTGAAGCCAACATATAAGCGAGTTGATACCTGTGCAGCAGAATTTGAGGCTGACACTCCTTACATGTACTCATCTTACGACTATGAATGTGAATCGGCTCCTACCAAGAAGAAAAAGGTATTGATATTAGGTGGAGGACCTAACCGAATTGGCCAAGGAATTGAGTTTGACTATTGCTGCTGCCATGCATCCTTCTCCCTTCAg TCTGCAGGCTATGAAACAATTATGATGAATTCAAATCCTGAAACGGTCTCTACAGATTACGATACCAGCGATCGACTTTATTTTGAACCTCTTACAGTTGAAGACGTTCTTAATGTAATTGACTTGGAACGTCCAGATGGCATCATTGTGCAGTTTGGAGGTCAGACCCCTCTAAAGCTTGCTCTTCCCATTCAGCGGTACTTAGATGAGTGCAAGCCTGAATGTGCTAGTGGTGGTTATGTTCGAATTTGGGGTACATCTCCTGATTCTATTGATGCTGCGGAGGATAGGGAGAGGTTCAATGCTATGCTTGATGAACTAGATATTAAGCAACCAAAAGGTGGCATTGCCAAAAGTGAAGCTGATGCTATTGCCATTGCATCGGACATAGGATACCCTGTTGTTGTTAGGCCTTCTTATGTTTTGGGTGGCCGAGGAATGGAGATTGTTTATAGCGATGAGAAGTTGGTAATCTATCTTGCAAATGCTGTTGAAGTAGACCCTGAAAATCCTGTCCTCATTgacaaatatttaattgatgCCATTGAGATTGATGTTGATGCACTTGCAGATGCCCAAGGTAATGTGGTGATAGGCGGGGTAATGGAGCACATTGAACAGGCTGGGATTCATTCAGGTGATTCGGCTTGTGTGTTGCCAACAAAAACTATTTCGCCTTCGTGCTTAGAAACCATTAGGTCTTGGACTAAGAAATTGGCAAAGAAGCTAAATGTATGCGGACTCATGAATTGTCAATATGCAATTACATCATCCGGAGAGGTGTTTTTGCTTGAGGCGAATCCCCGTGCATCCCGTACGGTCCCTTTTGTATCCAAGGCTATTGGGCATCCATTGGCTAAATATGCTTCTCTTGTCATGTCAGGAAAGTCTCTTCATGACATCGGTTTTACTGCGGAGGTTATACCAAGGCATATATCAGTTAAGGAAGCTGTTCTTCCATTTGAGAAGTTCCAGGGTTGTGATGTCTTTCTAGGTCCTGAGATGCGTAGCACTGGTGAGGTAATGGGCATCTCCTATGAGTTTTCAATTGCATTTGCCAAAGCTCAGCTAGCTGCAGGGCAGAAGCTACCACTTTCAGGGACAGTGTTCCTTAGCTTGAATGACTTGACAAAGCCCCATCTTCCCGTGATCGCTCGTGCTTTTCTTGATATTGGATACAGAATCGTTTCTACTTCTGGAACAGCAGATGTTCTCGAACTAGATGGCATTCCAGTGGAGCGAGTGTTGAAACTGCATGAAGGTCGGCCACATGCTGGTGACATGGTTGCTAATGGTAACATTCAGTTAATGGTAGTCACAAGTTCCGGTGACAAGCTTGATCAAATTGATGGGCTACAATTGAGAAGGATGGCTCTTGCTTACAAGATTCCTGTAATAACAACTGTTGCTGGAGCTTTGGCCACTGCCGAGGCAATCAAAAGTTTGAAATTTAGCAAGATTAAGATGATTGCTTTGCAGGACTACTTCAATATTGGGACTGAAGACAGGAAGGGAAAAGAGTTACAATCCATCTCTTCCTCTGTTTCAGCTTAA